A window from Telopea speciosissima isolate NSW1024214 ecotype Mountain lineage chromosome 8, Tspe_v1, whole genome shotgun sequence encodes these proteins:
- the LOC122671776 gene encoding light-regulated protein, chloroplastic, producing MLTALCITPSVPTLIPTKISVATLPRSSPKLLQSSLVSRCPSIKAASSVANDTSAVIDYSSMVSVFPAEACETIGGEACAAEMYPEVKIKTEDGNDTVAKTVPEMVDREYFEYNDPKTVFPGEACDDLGGEFCEADYQKGVY from the exons ATGCTGACAGCTTTGTGCATTACACCCTCTGTTCCAACCCTAATACCCACCAAAATCTCGGTGGCTACACTACCgagatcttctccaaagctacTACAGAGTTCACTTGTCTCTCGATGCCCATCGATCAAAGCTGCTTCTTCCGTGGCCAACGATACCTCTGCGGTTATTGATTACAGTTCCATGGTTTC TGTCTTCCCTGCAGAAGCCTGTGAAACAATAGGCGGAGAGGCTTGCGCAGCAGAAATGTATCCAGAAGTTAAGATCAAAACAGAGGACGGAAATGATACTGTAGCGAAGACTGTTCCAGAGATGGTCGACAGAGAGTATTTCGAGTACAATGATCCCAAGAC GGTGTTTCCAGGAGAAGCTTGTGACGATCTTGGAGGAGAATTTTGTGAAGCTGATTACCAGAAGGGAGTCTACTAG